A window from Salvia miltiorrhiza cultivar Shanhuang (shh) chromosome 2, IMPLAD_Smil_shh, whole genome shotgun sequence encodes these proteins:
- the LOC131012906 gene encoding trimethyltridecatetraene synthase-like has protein sequence MEIPWLLLGLISAAAAAFISKIIKTRGWRPEQKLRPPGPKPWPIIGNLNLLGSTPHRSLHHLSQKYGEIMLLKLGKFPVVVASSPEMARQFLKVHDAAFASRPTFAAYKHVSFEYSDVSFSPYGPYWREVRKIVVTKVLSARKIDSFKHTRVEERRLLLSRLKSLSGKPVELREHLSRFTLSIICKMLFKEESIVDMDEVSVMVREWFLLNGAFNIGDWIPWLDSLDLQGYIKKMKALRKKMDRFCDSVIDDHLAKRVAAGDDAANKDFVDALLQIAAEEDGVEFTMDCVKALIMNLLVAATDTSASVVEWAIHEILKQPHIIEKAKAEMNTVIGRNRWVEESDSTHLPYINAIIMETMRLHPIATLLAPHCAIEDCNVAGYNISKGTVVLVNAWSIGRDPGLWDAPAEFLPERFVGKDIEMITGIDFAVLPFGSGRRRCPGINLSLKTVPTMLANLLHGFELKLEEGMRHQDISMEEQYGLTTIPQHPISIIMEPTLPTYLY, from the exons ATGGAGATTCCATGGCTGCTTTTAGGCCTAATATCTGCAGCTGCTGCAGCCTTCATCTCAAAAATAATCAAAACACGAGGATGGCGGCCGGAGCAAAAACTCCGTCCACCAGGTCCAAAACCATGGCCTATAATAGGCAACTTAAACCTTCTTGGGTCGACCCCACATCGATCCCTTCACCATTTGTCCCAAAAATACGGCGAAATAATGCTGCTAAAGTTGGGAAAATTCCCAGTCGTGGTTGCATCGTCGCCTGAGATGGCCAGACAGTTCTTGAAGGTGCACGATGCGGCCTTCGCCTCGAGGCCTACGTTTGCTGCCTACAAACACGTCAGCTTCGAATACTCGGACGTATCTTTTTCTCCCTACGGCCCCTACTGGCGAGAGGTGCGTAAGATAGTCGTGACAAAGGTGCTGAGTGCTCGAAAGATAGATTCCTTCAAGCACACTCGCGTTGAGGAGCGGCGTCTCTTGCTCTCGCGTCTCAAATCACTGTCGGGGAAGCCAGTTGAGCTGAGAGAGCATTTGTCGCGTTTCACTCTATCAATAATATGTAAGATGCTTTTCAAGGAGGAATCCATTGTAGACATGGATGAAGTGAGCGTGATGGTGCGTGAGTGGTTTCTGCTTAATGGAGCCTTCAATATCGGAGATTGGATACCGTGGCTCGATTCCCTTGATTTGCAGGGTTACATCAAGAAAATGAAGGCTTTGCGCAAGAAAATGGATAGATTTTGCGACTCTGTGATTGATGATCACTTGGCGAAAAGGGTTGCGGCAGGAGACGACGCTGCCAACAAAGATTTTGTGGATGCTTTGCTGCAGATAGCTGCTGAGGAAGATGGAGTTGAGTTCACCATGGATTGTGTCAAGGCATTGATAATG AACTTGTTGGTTGCCGCTACAGATACCTCAGCTTCTGTAGTGGAATGGGCTATACACGAAATCCTCAAACAACCGCACATTATTGAAAAGGCTAAAGCAGAGATGAACACTGTGATTGGAAGAAATAGATGGGTAGAGGAGAGTGACTCGACTCACTTGCCATACATAAATGCCATAATCATGGAAACAATGCGCCTACATCCAATTGCTACATTATTAGCCCCTCATTGCGCCATTGAGGATTGCAACGTTGCAGGCTATAACATATCCAAGGGGACAGTGGTCCTCGTCAATGCGTGGAGCATAGGGAGAGACCCAGGCTTATGGGATGCGCCTGCAGAGTTCTTGCCAGAAAGGTTTGTAGGAAAAGATATCGAAATGATAACAGGAATTGATTTTGCTGTTTTACCATTCGGCTCAGGCAGAAGAAGATGCCCGGGAATCAATCTCTCACTTAAGACTGTTCCAACAATGTTGGCTAATCTGTTGCATGGATTTGAGTTGAAATTGGAGGAGGGCATGAGGCATCAAGATATAAGCATGGAGGAACAATATGGACTCACCACCATTCCTCAACACCCTATTTCCATCATCATGGAACCTACATTACCAACCTATCTTTATTGA